The Pseudooceanicola aestuarii genomic sequence TATTCGCGGTTCTGCACGGCGGCAAAGGCATCTTCCTCGCATTCGAAGACGCGCGCCGGACCGGAGAAGACCTGTTCTTCCGCGCTCATCCCCGCGACCTTCACGATGGCGCCTTCCGGGGCCAGGTTGCCCTTCAGCCCGACAACCCCGCCAGTGGCGGAGATCGGCGTTTCCACCGGGTGGATGACGCGGCCATCGGCCTCCCGCGTGATCTGGTCCAGCTCCTCCCCGATGCTGCGGCCCGAGGCAGTCATGCAATCCTCGTGCAGCAGGCCGGCCTTGCGCAGTTCCTTAAGCACCACGGGCACGCCGCCGACCTCGTAGAGATCCTTGGCCACGTATTCCCCGCCCGGCTTGAGGTTCACGAAATAGGGCGTGTCGCGGAAGATGTCGCAGACATCGAACAGGTTGAAATCAATCCCCGCCTCGTGGGCGATTGCCGGCAGGTGCAGCCCGCCGTTGGTGGACCCGCCGGTGCAGGCCACGACGCGGGCGGCGTTCTCCAGGCTTTGCCGGGTGACGACGTCACGGGCGCGGATATTCCGGGCGATCAGGTTCATCACCGCCTCGCCCGAGGCCGCGCCATATTGGTCACGCGATTCATAGGGCGCGGGCATCCCGGAGGAATTCATCAGCGCCAGGCCGATCGCCTCGGAGACGCAAGCCATGGTGTTGGCGGTATATTGCCCGCCACAGGCCCCCGAGGACGGGCAGGCCACGCGCTCCAGGATCGCCAGTTCGGCATCCGACATCTCGCCCGCCTGATGCTGGCCGACCGCTTCGAACACGTCCTGCACCACGACATCCTTGCCGTTCAGGCGCCCCGGCAGGATCGACCCACCATAGATGAAGACGGAGGGCACGTTCAGGCGTACCATCGCCATCATCATCCCCGGCAGCGACTTGTCACACCCCGCCAGACCCACGATGGCGTCGTAGCAATGGCCGCGCATCGTCAGCTCCACCGTGTCGGCGATCGCCTCCCGCGACGCGAGAGATGAGCGCATCCCCTCGTGCCCCATGGCGATGCCGTCGGTCACGGTGATGGTGGTGAATTCGCGCGGCGTCCCGGCGGCGGCCTTCACCCCCTGCTTCACCGCCTGCGCCTGACGGTTCAGGGCGATGTTGCAGGGCGCGGCCTCGTTCCAGCAGGTGGCGACACCGACCAGCGGCTGGTGGATCTCCTCCTCCGTGATGCCCATCGCATATAGGTAGGAGCGGTGTGGCGCCCGTTCCGGCCCTTCGGTCACATGTCGGCTGGGAAGTTTGGATTTGTCGAATTTCGTCATGTCTGGCCTCCCCGATTGGTCCTGTTCGGGGATACTGAAGGGTCGTGCATCGCACAAGTCCGTTTGCGGAACACCCCTGGCGCGGGCCGATGCCCGGTGCGGCGCAGCTGCCGCATTGCGGGCGCCCGCCACCGGCGATAGCGTGCCGCACAACCGCCCCGAGGCGGCAAGGCAAGGGGCGCGGCGTGACAGCAGGAACGAACAGGACTGGACTGGGATGGCTGGCACTGGCAGTGCTGGTCTTCGCCGGGCTGACCGCGCTGCTGACGGCGGCGGGGTTCGTCGCGCTGGCCCGGTTGGCGCCGGCAATGCTGCGCGGCGCCGGGCTGGGGGCCGAACCGGCGCAGGTTGTGCTGATGCTGGGCAGCTTTGCCCTGCCGGGCGCGGCGCTGCTGCTGGTCTGGCGTCTGATCTACGGACAGGGGCCGGGGGCATTGACCGGACCGCCGCGACGCGCCTTGCGGCAATTCGGCACGGTGCTGGCGGTCGCGGCGCCGCTGGCCGTGTTTGCGCTGGTCCTGCCCAACCCCGACCTGGGCCAGCCGGTGCCTAACCTGGCGCCCGCGATCTGGCTGGCCTGGCTGGTGCCGGGGCTGGTCGCGCTGCTGGTGCAGGTCAGCGTGGAGGAGGCCGTCTTTCGCGGATTCCTGCAAAATCGGATGGCGGCCCGGTTCCGGTCGCGCGTGCTGTGGCTGGGCCTGCCGGCGCTGATCTTCGGCGTGATGCATTTCGACCCGCGCACCGTGGAAACCGCGCCCTTCCTGATCGGAATCGCCACTCTGTTCGGGCTGATCGCAGGGGATCTGACGGCGCGCAGCGGCACCCTGGGCCCGGCCATCGCGCTGCACCTGGTGAACAATTTCCTGGCGATCTTCTGCGTCTCGCTGGGCGGAGGCCTGTCTGGCCTGGCGCTCTACCTCTATCCCGAGGCGCCGGATGGCGGCGCCCTGGCCGCGCAGGCCCCGGCCGAGGCGCTGATGCTGGCGATCCTGTGGCTGGCCGCACGGATCGCCCTGCGCCGATGACCGCGCAATGACACCCCCCTGCGTGAGCCGACGATGATCCTGCATCCCCCACCCGCCTATGCGCCGCAGATGGCGCTGGCCGCGCCTGCGCGCCGCGATCACCGGATCTGGAAATGCGTCCTGGGCGTGGTGCTGGTGGAAATGCTGTTCTCCGGTCTCTACGGGATGTTCGGGCTGGGGCTAGGACGCATCGCGCCACAGCTGGGCCAGGCGATGCGGCAAGGCGACAGCGCAG encodes the following:
- a CDS encoding CPBP family intramembrane glutamic endopeptidase translates to MTAGTNRTGLGWLALAVLVFAGLTALLTAAGFVALARLAPAMLRGAGLGAEPAQVVLMLGSFALPGAALLLVWRLIYGQGPGALTGPPRRALRQFGTVLAVAAPLAVFALVLPNPDLGQPVPNLAPAIWLAWLVPGLVALLVQVSVEEAVFRGFLQNRMAARFRSRVLWLGLPALIFGVMHFDPRTVETAPFLIGIATLFGLIAGDLTARSGTLGPAIALHLVNNFLAIFCVSLGGGLSGLALYLYPEAPDGGALAAQAPAEALMLAILWLAARIALRR
- the ilvD gene encoding dihydroxy-acid dehydratase, with the protein product MTKFDKSKLPSRHVTEGPERAPHRSYLYAMGITEEEIHQPLVGVATCWNEAAPCNIALNRQAQAVKQGVKAAAGTPREFTTITVTDGIAMGHEGMRSSLASREAIADTVELTMRGHCYDAIVGLAGCDKSLPGMMMAMVRLNVPSVFIYGGSILPGRLNGKDVVVQDVFEAVGQHQAGEMSDAELAILERVACPSSGACGGQYTANTMACVSEAIGLALMNSSGMPAPYESRDQYGAASGEAVMNLIARNIRARDVVTRQSLENAARVVACTGGSTNGGLHLPAIAHEAGIDFNLFDVCDIFRDTPYFVNLKPGGEYVAKDLYEVGGVPVVLKELRKAGLLHEDCMTASGRSIGEELDQITREADGRVIHPVETPISATGGVVGLKGNLAPEGAIVKVAGMSAEEQVFSGPARVFECEEDAFAAVQNREYAEGEVIVIRNEGPAGGPGMREMLATTAALSGQGMGKKVALITDGRFSGATRGFCVGHVGPEAAHCGPIALVRNGDHITIDAVKGEISVDLTDAELEARKADWPGPRPTIYASGALWKYAEQVGSTYLGAVTHPGGKAEKHVYADL